The following coding sequences lie in one Primulina huaijiensis isolate GDHJ02 chromosome 2, ASM1229523v2, whole genome shotgun sequence genomic window:
- the LOC140971727 gene encoding DNA topoisomerase 6 subunit A-like, whose protein sequence is MTDKKKRRRETTDSDSEDDPVQFKSKLKPDSTILQTLKTLKSAASTSAAATKPLGLSDLNLSTTCREVSDLPLSSVRSTIESLVLSLAHSILSGNGFSFSVPSRSAANQLYVPELDRIVLKDKSSARPFAAVSSVRKATITTRILQLVHQLCLKNIHVTKRDLFYTDVKLFQDQTQSDAILDDVSCILGCTRSSLNVVAAEKGVVVGRLIFSDNGDMIDCTKMGIGGKAIPPNIDRVGDMQSDALFVLLVEKDAAYMRLAEDRFYNRFPCIIVTAKGQPDVATRLFLRKMKVELKLPVLALVDSDPYGLKILSVYMCGSKNMSYDSANLTTPDIKWLGIRPSDLDKYKIPEQCRLPMTEQDIKTGKDLLEEDFVKKNPGWVEELNLMVKSKQKAEIQALSTFGFQYLSEVYLPLKLQQKDWL, encoded by the coding sequence ATGACGGATAAGAAGAAGCGCCGCCGAGAAACCACCGACTCCGACTCTGAAGATGATCCGGTTCAATTCAAATCCAAGCTTAAACCCGACTCCACCATCCTCCAAACACTTAAAACTCTCAAATCAGCTGCGTCCACCTCCGCGGCCGCAACGAAACCCCTTGGACTCTCCGATCTCAACCTCTCTACCACCTGCCGTGAAGTCTCGGACCTTCCCCTTTCATCCGTTCGTTCGACAATTGAATCCCTCGTCCTCTCACTAGCACACTCCATTCTCTCCGGCAACGGATTCTCCTTCTCGGTTCCATCTCGCTCCGCCGCCAACCAGCTGTACGTTCCCGAGCTCGATCGTATCGTGCTCAAAGACAAATCTTCCGCTCGGCCATTCGCCGCCGTCTCCAGCGTAAGGAAAGCCACCATCACCACCCGTATACTCCAGCTCGTCCATCAGCTGTGTCTGAAGAACATCCATGTCACTAAGCGTGATCTCTTCTACACCGACGTCAAGCTCTTCCAGGATCAGACCCAATCCGACGCCATACTCGATGATGTCTCCTGCATTCTTGGATGCACTAGGTCAAGCCTCAATGTGGTTGCTGCGGAAAAAGGGGTGGTTGTAGGGAGGCTGATATTTAGTGATAATGGAGACATGATTGATTGCACCAAAATGGGAATCGGAGGAAAGGCGATACCTCCCAATATAGATAGAGTCGGGGATATGCAGAGTGATGCATTGTTTGTCCTCCTAGTGGAGAAAGATGCTGCGTACATGAGGTTGGCCGAGGATAGGTTTTACAATAGGTTTCCTTGTATAATTGTTACCGCTAAAGGCCAGCCAGATGTGGCAACAAGATTGTTCTTGAGGAAAATGAAGGTGGAATTGAAGTTGCCTGTGTTGGCACTGGTGGATAGCGATCCCTACGGACTAAAGATCCTGTCCGTCTACATGTGTGGGTCCAAGAACATGTCGTATGACAGTGCAAACTTGACGACCCCGGACATAAAATGGCTGGGGATACGCCCGAGTGATCTTGATAAATACAAAATTCCGGAACAATGTAGGTTGCCTATGACAGAGCAGGATATAAAAACTGGGAAAGATTTATTGGAGGAGGATTTCGTGAAGAAGAATCCTGGGTGGGTGGAAGAGTTGAATTTGATGGTGAAGTCGAAGCAGAAGGCGGAGATTCAGGCACTGAGCACTTTTGGGTTTCAGTATCTCTCCGAGGTTTACTTGCCACTAAAGTTGCAACAGAAGGATTGGCTCTAA